AGaatgtgtcagccatctcatcaagtatgtcACAAGCATCGGCATAAGGcattttcataaaatttcccccAGCTAGCTGATTTACCACACACTGGTTGGTCGTGTTGATGCTCCTATAGAATGTCTGCTGAATCATTGCTTTAGTCATATTATTGTTTGGGCATTCCTTGACCATTGTCCGGTATCGATCCCAGATTTTATGCAGGGGTTCATTAGGTTCTTATTTAAAGGCTaagatcttatccttcaatgctgccatatgacccggtgagaaaaacttggctataaacttttctgccaactcatcccacgtgTGTATGGAGTGGTTGGGTAGCCTCTcaagccagtccaaagctttccctctaagtgaaaatgggaaaagtctcaatctcagagCGTCCTCCGACACATTCGTCTGCTTGCTTCCCCAGCATGTGTCTACAAAACCCTTTATATTCTTGTATGCATTTTGATGAGGAGCTCCAGTGAAGAAGCCCCTTTGCTCCAATAGGGTCAGCatgacatttgtaatttgaaaattgctcgCCTGAATCCGGGGcaggacaattgcacttgcataacCTTCATTGGGTAGCACCCGGTGTGCTGCCCGTGAAGGAGGTGGGGGAAGGTTTGGAATATTTTCATTAGCCTAGCGGCCTCTTCTTTGGACTTGAGGTTATAGATTAACTTCATCCTCACCATtctcatctacctcctcccccggaagAACATGTCCGAGAGCATCATTAtgagccatttggtacctaaagtAATTGATACACAAAAGTTAgaaaaacagaaggaaagaaaaacaagacacacaaatagttagatagatagccaacaccttctaactccccggcaacggcgccaaaaagtgatcgggtccaaacctacaccactatagagtaacgaggatggtcgatgcagttttacccaacgaggtcgagatcgatttccacaaggagttaatttggtttggagttgggtatctaactaatctagatgtgcgtgttgttcctaattgcactttcAAACTTTATTgcgattgattctattctaattttatactatagTATGCTGagtgtaagctaagtacaatatttttggtgaatgttttcaagtgttaaaatacactagggaagtgacttctgcctaggtgagtatctaatgggtatcaagaatctaggaAAATCTTGTTATGATTAGGGTCGTtatataaccatcacacataaatactcactctatacctctcggtagtttgagtgactttgcccatttggctttctcaagcccaaatgggtgttcatacaatacaagtgaaatttgctcaagtcgggtattactatctctaggtttaaccatttaattggggctatcaatctcttgagtttgccccaattccttgttagcctaattttcctagacttagtctctctttctcaaaaagagcctaagtcataaaggcatgaatcagtgtttgcaaccactaatcctacaattttaacataaattaggctaaatatcactaactcataaataattaagccctaaaattcaagacccattaaatacccacactaaggttgggtcacaaccctagctatggggtctGGCTACTCATAATAGCagtagaaatcaaagataaagatgaaatataagccataatattaaagtacaagtTAAGAATCTAAAGTTTGAAAGTAAATCTActataaaattgcccaaaaagggaaAGACCAGCTGTTCACGTGCTCTACTcaacaaaacttaacctaaaattgataaaaggatCAATTTATACTAGGTCAAAATTTTCGGACAATAATGCCCCTGAGGAGGATTCGCAGACACGTAATTTTGATAGCGTCCACGCTTGAGCTTTCGCAGCCGCGTAATAATGAGCGCGGTCCGCATTTATTCAATACTGGGCTTGGATTAGGCTTAGTTTCGCAGACCGTGTAATTTCAACCGCATCAGCGTGAGCTTCCATCATGGCAGCGTAATTTGGATGCGGACCGCATTCTTCAGTTAAGCCTGACATGCAGGGTCTCTGCACCTCAATATGCGCTCTCAGCGGAATTCCCTTTGCGTCCGTGTAATATCAATTCGCAGCTGCATAGTTTGGATGCAGGCCGCGTTCTTAATTTGAGCCCAACCTGCAGAGTCTCTGAACCTCGAACCACGCTCTCAGCGAAAATCTCCTCGCGGCCGCGCTAAAGATTTTGCGGCCGCGCTTTTCCAACGCGGTCAGCGTTTATTTTATTACTCAAAGCAACTTCTCTGAATTTGCTTTCGCGGACCACGTAATAGTGGCCGCCCCAGCGGTGGTCCTTACGCGGCCGCGCTTTTCTGCCGCTCTCAGCGCTCCAGTCTCATCCTTGGATTAGTGCAAGtttgactccttcatgagttgattatggatgttttgcctcattttgaccaaaccctgcaagcaaGTACAATAAGTTAGTTTTTGGGAATACCTTTACGCATTTTTGActcaaaacctaagcaaaagagagcaaataataagctaaaacccctagttatcacttatccgagaagggaggctccttgcacactggggGTGATATCAGCCTGGGGACagtaaaaagaagattggtaattgcttaattaaattattttacttttctaagtatatcaattctatttattaactagattaatttgttttcaggaaaagaagtatggaTGTCCAATGagccatgatgagctattcaaagagacgcatattgtaaagaagaagaaagagggggatggAGATAGGTGGGTCAAGGACCGGGCTTCGACTACATATGtaagtttttaattttctttaagtgttataatttacttttataagaatttttaaatactaatttaatttaaaataatgtaGGATTGCTACCAAAGTAACATAGAGGCCTTCATTCGTAGTCagccagctggtgaatcgggcgagcaaacccaaccttcggacgaggttgctgaaagaatatggttggaggctgttggcggtccaaaataggggaaggtatacgggcttcctactaaaacATTTCATCGCTAtaggtgtggaatgcaaggaatagggacttcctcgcaaggcgaggAACTTAATAGGGAAAGCCTCTCggctatgcgggagacagtgacaaagctcacatccgagctagaagcgaccaaggaaagagaaaggcttagagatgctcaattccttggcatgcaagctcagatcataactcttctatctactGGAGCTCTTCCGTtgccccggtctcgtgagtcacCGCCAGAGgctcgacctccacgtgatcgttcctcccgtcctgctcgtgatcgttcctcccttCCTCCCCGTAATTgttcttcccgtcctccacaagaccgttctctatactGTCTTGTAGataaaagttcatcagacggtgatgatgatgttttAGAAAATACCCCTTGACAATTACTttgatatactttgaactagactaaTAGAACCAGTTTTGGATTAGATTGAATAATTTTAAACTTGTTGTAATTAGTATTTGCTTGGTTTTGTATTGTGATGTttaattgaactttaatttgttagttttaaaatattaattggatgtttggttgttattgttgttgttattgggtTTTTGGTTGAATTGGTGGTTATTACATTTGAATTGGGGGTATTGGTATGCTGTTTCTATTTGGCAGGTAGTGTATCTACGAAAACAGGCATATTCTGCCAAACTTAAAACCAGaaccgaccaaccttggtcggttactaataaaaaaaaattaaattgcacattaccgaccaatgttggtcggttaatgtgcaatgaattcccagaattcaacattacctACCATCTTTGGTTGGTTTTATGCCTGCCCAGTCCAAtttaccgaccaattttggtcggtattgttacattttaattatttaaaataaaataaattttatattaccgaccaacgttggtcggttttttaaaattttaataatttatacaaaaaatatattttcaaataccgaccaaaattggttggTAGGAAAAATTAATAAACTTAATACACCGACCAagtttggtcggtaaaattaaattaataaaataatattccGACCAGTTTTGGTCGGTAAGCCAAATACATTGTCAGATGGTCGTGTAGAGCATACCGACCAACGTtagtcggtaatttccgaccaactttggtcggtatgccattccgaccttcaaaataccgtccacacaaAAATAATCGcgttttggacggttattggccattaccgaccaactttggtcggtttttttggacAGTATTTGCCGGATTTTTAGTAGTGAAAAGAAATTTCTcttgcatttatcattttttctATTGTTTTTACTAGTGTCATATAAGTGCATGCATTAGGGATTGATTGTATTTCAATCTGCAGTAAAGGATCCGCCAAAATTTCATGCAATTCTTGGGCTGCTCTTATACTACAAGATTTTCGCCAAGCTTCTTCACTTCTAAGAGACACAAAAATAAAGCTTgaaagaataaattaattaaatatttgtcAAAGCCTAAATACAAAAATAACTAAATATTTTGTTCGTTATCTTTCGTGTTTTTGGTCTTCTTGCAGATATTGCTTATGGGATTCACCTAACAAGTATTATACATCTGACATAACATATGCCATATATGCAGTTTCCAACATTAGGATTCTTTAGGTATAgcattgttttcaaaattttggaaGCCCATTTTAATAACATTAACACGAAGTAATGATGTAATTAATAGTTTTATAATTCTtaattttgagatttgagaggAATAATTTGGATCTCAATATGTTCATTTATATATTCATAATTAACAGGATCGGAGCTTTGCTTTCCAGGTTATTGCTACTACTTGACTCATGCTTTACGGGATATTTGGTTCTCCTATATATTTTTGTCACATTTTGCACTTATGTTAAAGGACTTAAAATATGAGTACTCCTTTATTGCGTGTGGTACAAATTGACTTcatgtctttttttctttttaggggaattcttttgttctttgtaatttgttttgttttggttttaaggAACATGAGTGGTCAATTCAATTGTAGATGTTGCGGAAGCCGAATATATAGAGAGTGATTAAATCATAACTACTATATCTAAAGGtagctaataaatagtaaatgagataataataaaatgaacaccagaaattaacgaggttcggcaaaatttaattttttgcctagtcctcggacacaatcaactcaaatttatttcactccaaaaatataagtgaaatactacaagagaaaaagaagattcaaatgccttaggagataagaaggcaagtgagagatATTTACAAATGAACAAAACCCTTGCTATTTATAGAAGAGAAATGGccttaataatgtcatgcatgacattatattAAGTGTGAACATgcaatgtaaatgcatgaaaaatgtatctaccaatttcttcctaaaaggaggcttcaaatgttcacactagttcacattaatcttgtcaaaattcaacaaatctccaccttggcaagatTCCACTTTTGCAATTTTCTCTTACtgataaattttgattgtgtcttcaactccaatcttcaaagttcaacaatgttgatcaagttcaaacaatattgaaacttgatcgcagtcactACTTTTGTTAGCATATCGGCAGGGTTGTCTGTAGTCCGAATTTTCTGCaccatgactccaccttcttctataatATCTCGTACAAAGTAAtatcgaacatcaatgtgcttcgtccttgcatgataaacttggttctttgctaattggatagcactctgactatcacaaaATAGTGTGATGTTTTCTTGACCAATACCAAGATCTCTAAGCAACCCCTAAAGCCAAATTGTCTCCTTTATAGCCTCCGTaattgccatgtactctgcctcagtAGTAGACAAAGCAAccgttgactgcaaagtagacttccaactaactggtgcattTGCAATAGTGaaaacataaccagtagttgatctacgCTTGTTCAAATCACCCGCATAAtccgagtcacaatatccaaccagATACTGACTATCTTCCTGCTAAAAAATCaatccaacatctacagtattacaaatataccgtagaatccatttcacagcttgccaatgctcctttcctggatcatGCATATACATGCTTACAACTCCGATAGCATGTGAAATATCAggtcttgtgcaaaccattgcatacatcaagctaccaacggcATTCGCATATGGCACTCTTGACATATACTCTTGTTCAGCTTCATTCTTCGGCGACATAGCAGCACTAAGCTTAAAGTGAGGAGCAAGAGGAGTGCTAACCAACTTCGTGTTCTCATTCATGCCAAATCGATCTATTACTTTCTTCAAGTATTCTTTCTAAGATAGATAGAGTTTCTTTGAATGTCTATCTCTTTTTATCTCCATGCCAaaaattttctttgcctcacctaaatccttcatctcaaactcctttcttagttgaatcttcaacttctcaATTTCCTCTGGActtttggaagctatcaacatatcatcaatgtataggagaagatatatgaAGGATCCATCTTCAatcttgcgcaaatacacacaatgatcgtatttgcttcttttGTACTtctgccgcaacataaacttatcaaatcgtttgtaccattgtctagaagattgtttcaatccgtacaacgatttttcaagtttgcacaccatattttccttttcagcaactttgaatccttctggctgagtcatataGATTTTCTCTTCCAAGTCTtcatgtaaaaatgcagtttttacatctaactgaactagttccaaattcaactgtgctaccaaagccaacaaaaCTCTAATGGAGGAGTGTTTCACGCCTGGAAAAAATACCTCATTGTAATCAATTTCTTCCTTTTGAGCGtaccctttggccaccaatcttgctttgtagcgaacatcttcttggttagaaAATCCttatttctttgcaaatacccatttgcacccaattgctttcttgcccttcgggagattggccaatttccatgtgcaattctgatgaagggactgcatttcttcattcatggcaatcctccacttatcttcttctgaactttggactgcgtctttataagtggtaggaacaccatcGACTACAATTGAGGCTGCACAAgccaccgtctctatgagacgaacaggtttctttattgttctttttggcttgctggttgctattgattcaagttgttgttggggttcctgagttggaatctcccctTCCACTGACTCTTCTTCTAGGGGAAAATCTTCTATTGTTTCCTCGTTTtctccctatgttggaaaaattaattttccctcaaactccacctgctttgaaGCACCAtcagtttgtttgacatcttcaaaTGTCACCTTATCTAttatggcagattcatcaaaggtaacatctctgatgaatataacttttcttgtctctggacaccataatcggtatcctttgactccagaagtaatatCCATAAATATAGCTTTCTTTGCCCTCGGATcaaattttgactctttcacatgataatatgcaattgagccaaacacatgtaaaaaattataatcttcagcaggttttccataccatttttcaaatggtgtcttgcctcCAATAGcggcagatggtagacgattaatgaggtggcatgcatatgttattgcctcagcccaaaattctttgcccaagccagcattggacaacatacaccgaaCCTTCTCCAGCAAAGTCCGTTCATGcattctgccactccattctgttgtggtgtatttcTGACGGTGAAATGTCTCAAAATGCCATCATCTTCACAAATCTTATTGTaaagatcatttttgtattctccACTGTTATCTGTGCGAAGACACTTTATCTTTCTGCCTGTTTGAGTCTCTATCATcgccttccatttgagaaaaattcccagcacctCATCTTTGGTTTTCAtagtatacacccacactctccGGGAAAAGTCATCAATAAAGGTTATAAAATAGTGTTTCCCACCTAATGAGGGTGTTTTGAAAGCACCCCAAATATCAGAGTGAACATAATCCAAAATACTTTTAGTATTATGGATTGCTgttccaaatttaacccttgtttgttttcccttgacacaatgctcacaaaactccaaattgcaagtctttactccttttaacaatccttgatctgataaaatctttaaggattttcctccagcatgtcccaagcgcatgtgccatagcttggttgcttctgcctcattgtcatcactggatgtcactgttgctgtcccaataactgtactaccgcgATAGTGATACATGTTATTATTTCGCCGGAttcccttcattaccactagtgcaccagagCATATTCTCATTACCCCATTTTCTGCAACGACTTTGAGCCCCTTTGACTCTAGGGCTCCTACagaaatgagatttttcttcaattccggtacatatcgaacatctgttaatgttctgatcaatccatcatggttccttaatcggaTTGAACCAATTCCATATGCGGTAAGAGGATTGTTATTTGCTGTGTGAATAACTCCacattctccttcttgaaaatcaacgaaccagtccttgttgggacacatatgatagctacaagctaAATCCATCAGCCATATGTCAGATGGTTTGAATGGCTCAGTTGTAACTAGCGAAAAATCAGAGTcgtcacaatcagctacatttgaatccatgacAGCCTTTCCATTGTTAGGTTTGGCCTTGTTTTTTAACTTTGGACAATCTTTCTTCCAATGCCCCTTTTCTTggcaaaaggcacattcatctttgctgggtctggatcttgacttagATCTTCCTTTCTTCGTTCTTATATGATTTTGAGAACGACCTCTCAcgaccagtgcttctccttctccactcttttgtttttctctctttctttgttcatagctgtacaaggCAGAACAAACTTCTTTGAGAGACACTTCATCATTCCCATGAAGTAGAGTAGTTTCGAGGTGCTCATACTCATCGGGAAGTGAACTTAATAACATTAAGGCCATATCTCCATCACTAAAAGTCACGTCCATATTCTGCAAATCTGTCGCCAACTTATTAAAGCTGGTGATATGATCATTTATTATAGTACCAGGAACATATGTGAAGCGTAACAGTCTTTTTTTCATGTAaagtttattttgactgtttttcttcaagaatttatccTCCAACGCATTCCACAATTTACTTGTAGAAGTTTCTTTTGCGTATGGATACTTCTATTCTCTTGCGAGGTAAGATCGAATGGTACCACAAACAACGCGGTTGATAATCTTCCAATCTCCTTCTCCGATATTGTCTGGTTTATTTTCTTCTATGGCaatatctagcccttgttgaaaaaggacatcaagAACCTCAGCTTGCCACATCCCGAAATGTCCTGATCCGTCAAAAATTTTAactgcaaatttcgcatttgacataattcttgtcataagcgaagatgccaacgacGTATTACTGACACCCGATGTGGACTCTTCATTTTTATTATCTCCCATTTTGCTATAGATACTATTTATTTGCTGACAGTACAGAACaccaaagtaattcttttctgatgtggaagttcagactatgctgcaaccacagagcatactaagaTAGAACTttggctctaataccaattgttgcggaagccgaatatatagagagtgattaaatcacaactactatatctaaaggtagctaataaatagtaaatgagacaataataaaatgaacaccagaaattaacgaggttcggcaaaatttgatttttgcctagtcctcggacacaatcaactcaaatttattttactccaaaaatacaagtgaaatactacaagagagaaagaagattcaaatgtcttaggagataagaaggcaagtgagagatATTTACAAATGAACAAAACCCTTGCTATTTATAGAAGAGAAATGGccttaataatgtcatgcatgacatcataTTAAGTGTGAACATGCAATGTAAATGTATGAAAAATGTATCTACCAATTTCTTCCTAAAAGGAGGCTTCAAATATTCACACTAGTTCACATTAATCTTGTCAAAATTCAACAGTAGAGACATACTTATATGTAGCTTTTCATGTAACAAGCAATTATATACCATATTtttaaacgaaaaaaaaaaaaaaacaattgacAATGTCACGCTTGGAGAACTTGGAAAAAATCATTAAACTAATCAAAGAGTACTATTTCCCGGATAATCCATTGAATATAATGCtattgatattatttattttaaataaaaggtACGAGAATATCAAAGATATACGAATTATATGTTAATCAATCTTAAGACGACTTTGAAATTTTTGCTGCTTGGCTATCTTAAGACCATGAGTTTACAAATTATGTTTTCCTCTTTTACGCTACTTTTTTGATATAGTAAAGattgatttttattattataaagaTTCTAACAATAATTATTCATgcatattttgattttctttgctAACAATTTAACTAGTTATATATTTCCCTCTTCAGATTCAAATAGAAGCCACAAAATCTCCATGCTCATCTCGCGAAATGAGGTTGTCAATAATTCACGAGGATAAGGCAAGATCATTTTGACCCAAAAAAAAATGGATTTCAGAATCTCAGCGTTATTGCCCTCCTTAATTAACATTAAAAAGTAGATTTTGATTTTCTTTGCTAACAATTTAACTAGTTTTATGTATAAATTAAAAAAGAGGAAGTATATATTTCCCTCTTCAGATTCAAATAGAAGCCACAAAATCTCCATGCTCGTCTCGCGAAATGAGGTTGTCAATAACTCACGAGGATACGGCAAGATCATTTTGAACATAAAAAGTGGATTTCAGAATCTCAGCGTTATTCCCCTCTTAATTAACATTAAAAAGTAGATTTCACCAGATTTGATTTTGAACACTCCGTTCTTTTTCATATACAGtagtatatatatagagagagtaAAAGATATCGTAATTCGTATATGAAGACAACATTTTACTAGTAACATTTAAACATTACAACACCCCTTCTGTATAATATGAACAAACAGCACTGTTTTCTCACTTCTTCTCCCTAGAAAATTTCTGGGTTTCAAGTTGTGACTATACACTTAAAAATTCTGTTTTTCACTTCTTCCGAAGTATATTTGTGTCATGGCGAGGAACGGAGTATTTTCGCGGCGGTGGAGGGCGGAGAAGATGGAGGAGTTTGATAATTTATGCCCGTCTTTGGATTCTGATGAAGTTCATGTTCTTGCTGTCGATGATAATCTCGTCGACCGGAAAGTTATTGAACGGCTGCTCAAAATCACAACTTGCAGAGGTTGAATGAAAATCCAAACCCCTTTACCCTCAATTCAGTTCTTGCGTTTTTATCAATATGAGTAAAAGAGTGTGTTTCAATTGTGCAGTAACCACTGTGGACAATGGGAGGAGAGCTTTGCAATTTCTTGGATTGGATGAAGAGGAGACCTCTGTTGGGTTGAATGTAAGCAACTGTAGTCATATACTATATAGAAGTTATTATTTTTATGCAaaatttagaaaagaaaaattgaagattttgattttttgtttgttGTTATTGACTGTTTTTTTATATGGTTGATATATCAGGGTTTGAAGGTGGATCTGATAATTACTGATTATTGTATGCCTGGAATGACTGGCTACGAGTTGCTCAAAAAGATTAAGGTTCTTATTCAAACTACTACTTAAATTTTGTCTTTGATGTTTGTAAGAGTTTTGCTAATTTGTTTGTTTGAACAGGGCTCATCGCTTAGGGAAATACCTGTTGTGATTATGTCATCTGAAAATGTTTTGACACGAATTGACAGGTACTTTCATTAGCTTGTTGTTTATAAACTtggtaaaagaagaaaaataactttgATAAGATAAAGCTTAGACCTAACTGCTCAGAAATGATAATGTATTAGAAGTAATTCTATTTGTTGTGTCAGAGAGATTTATTCATTGAGAATAATTTTATATCTCTACTGGCCTCAACATTGATTGGACGTTTTCTTGATCTAAACTAATTTTAATGTTAAAACAGATGTTTGGAAGAAGGTGCTGATGATTTTCTATTGAAGCCGGTGAAACTGTCAGATGTAAAACGATTAAAGAATTACATAGTGTTCAGCGGAGATCAGTTTAGAAGAGAAGCCAAAACAATGAACAAAAGAAAGTTGGCAGAAACATCTTGTGATGATTCGCCTACTTCAATTGACCTCTCATCAACTCTTTCATCGTCTCTTTCTACTGATTCATCCACACATTCCACTGGTTCATCCATGCCAACATCACTAGTTTCACCAACAAGACGACTCAAAATGAGCAGCAGCCAAGATTTGTAACACTATATTGACTTATGTCTACAGGTCCCTTGCTTATGAGTTTTTTCTGCTTTTTTATTCACACAAGGTTTACTAATGTTTTTAAATGAGTAGTTACCTAACTAATTGGAACAGTgaatcgtattgttactttaaatatgtTACTGTTTTccattgttacttaaattttaacGTAAAGTATCGTTAAATTCGTCGTTACGTAACAACGAAAATTGTCACCGATTTGGTGTGCCCACGtcgttattttatttttgtctctcatctttcccttctttattattaaataatcttattttatcctttatttatctttttataataattttatcCCGTGCCTTAAtttttttattgattatatttgttGTTGCATGACATTACGAAACGACAACAAGTAATATACTATATTCCAACattatatatatcaataatacatTTATTCATTAATATATCCAGGATGGTTGGAATTAAATATTGGGATTCAGATTTTATATGAATACAGATACGATCTTTTATTAAATTCCAGATCTTGTCTGCTAAAAGGAATATTTGGTTCTGATTTGAGGTAGACATGTTTAATTTGTTCCCTTATTCTAAGGATTTGGGTCGATCTTGTTTGGGCCAGCGAAATTGGGAGGTGTGTAGTGGGATATTGGTTTTATAGCCTATTTGGCGAGCTataaaaatcagcttattttaagaattgcttttgaaaaaaatacttttggagagaatcaatttgtgtttggctaatcactctaaaaaatacttttgagcaataatttgtgtttgaccaagcttttcagaaagtgtttttaagtatcaaattacgaacaaggacatgaatagatttacttaatacttaatatataaataaataaataatcttaaaaaaatattattaca
The nucleotide sequence above comes from Nicotiana tabacum cultivar K326 chromosome 12, ASM71507v2, whole genome shotgun sequence. Encoded proteins:
- the LOC107794281 gene encoding two-component response regulator ARR17; translated protein: MARNGVFSRRWRAEKMEEFDNLCPSLDSDEVHVLAVDDNLVDRKVIERLLKITTCRVTTVDNGRRALQFLGLDEEETSVGLNGLKVDLIITDYCMPGMTGYELLKKIKGSSLREIPVVIMSSENVLTRIDRCLEEGADDFLLKPVKLSDVKRLKNYIVFSGDQFRREAKTMNKRKLAETSCDDSPTSIDLSSTLSSSLSTDSSTHSTGSSMPTSLVSPTRRLKMSSSQDL